The following coding sequences lie in one Halomonas sp. 'Soap Lake #6' genomic window:
- the gloA gene encoding lactoylglutathione lyase: MSFQGEQHPGVAPAAPQTQGFRLNHTMLRVKDPERALAFYSKVFGMQVLRRLDFEEMQFSLYFLANVEADDNVPEETQARTAWTFSQKGLLELTHNWGTEDQPDFTYHDGNAEPQGFGHICFAVPDLEAAQAWFDEHDVTFVKRADQGKMKDVIFVKDADGYWIEVIQADRMAAMGD; encoded by the coding sequence ATGAGTTTCCAAGGTGAACAGCACCCTGGTGTTGCCCCCGCTGCACCTCAAACGCAAGGGTTTCGGTTAAATCATACGATGCTGCGGGTAAAAGACCCCGAACGCGCCCTGGCGTTTTACTCCAAGGTGTTTGGTATGCAGGTGCTGCGCCGGTTAGATTTTGAAGAGATGCAGTTTTCGCTCTATTTTCTCGCCAATGTGGAAGCTGACGATAATGTGCCCGAAGAGACCCAAGCCCGCACTGCCTGGACATTCAGTCAAAAAGGCCTGCTAGAACTAACCCATAACTGGGGTACTGAAGACCAGCCAGATTTTACCTACCATGATGGCAATGCCGAGCCACAAGGCTTTGGCCATATCTGCTTTGCCGTACCGGATTTGGAGGCCGCCCAAGCGTGGTTTGATGAGCACGATGTCACCTTTGTTAAACGTGCTGACCAGGGCAAAATGAAAGACGTTATTTTCGTCAAAGACGCCGATGGTTACTGGATCGAAGTGATTCAGGCAGACCGTATGGCGGCCATGGGCGACTAA
- a CDS encoding DUF6164 family protein — translation MAHLLFRLRHVTDEEALEVRQLLDEHGFDVYETQAGFFRLGVDAIWLRNPHQREAAEAALAEYQAERQTRARREHDEAMARGEAPTLWRRLTANPLQVTLVLVAVVLIVLVTLLPFIGLVG, via the coding sequence ATGGCCCATTTGCTGTTCCGGCTGCGTCATGTGACGGATGAAGAGGCGCTGGAAGTTCGCCAACTGCTAGATGAGCATGGCTTTGATGTATACGAGACCCAGGCGGGTTTTTTTCGCCTGGGGGTCGATGCTATCTGGCTGCGTAATCCTCATCAGCGCGAGGCTGCTGAAGCCGCTTTGGCGGAGTATCAGGCTGAGCGCCAAACGAGAGCTCGGCGGGAGCACGACGAAGCGATGGCTAGAGGAGAGGCGCCAACACTATGGCGCCGGTTAACCGCTAACCCGCTACAAGTGACGCTGGTGCTGGTCGCTGTTGTCTTGATTGTGCTGGTAACGCTACTGCCCTTTATAGGCTTGGTGGGCTAA
- a CDS encoding cupin domain-containing protein: MRLNADFSHFACVTPEHYRWVNSPSTGVERMMLDRVGDEVARATSLVRYAPNSQFSHHTHGGGEEILVLDGVFADEHGRYPAGSYLRNPIGTGHTPQIGSEGALILVKLRQFDENDLLRLAIPAHRLPWQPDRRTGVSYKMLHTFGQERVSLERWAAEEKVNYPCLSGGLELLVLEGSLRDGDTEYPQGSWCRYPVGAAPQLQAGKTGVQLYLKRGHLARVSPPSL, translated from the coding sequence ATGCGCCTGAACGCCGACTTTAGCCACTTTGCCTGCGTTACACCGGAACATTACCGCTGGGTAAACTCCCCAAGTACCGGCGTGGAACGTATGATGCTCGACCGCGTTGGCGATGAAGTAGCCAGGGCTACCAGCTTGGTGCGCTACGCGCCAAACAGCCAGTTCAGCCATCATACCCACGGTGGTGGTGAAGAGATTCTGGTACTCGATGGTGTGTTTGCCGATGAGCATGGCCGCTACCCAGCGGGGAGCTATTTACGCAACCCCATCGGTACTGGCCATACGCCTCAAATCGGCAGCGAAGGTGCACTTATTTTAGTTAAACTGCGCCAGTTCGATGAAAATGACCTTCTGCGACTTGCTATCCCCGCCCACCGTTTACCTTGGCAGCCCGATCGCCGTACCGGCGTTAGCTACAAAATGCTGCATACGTTCGGCCAGGAGCGAGTTAGCCTGGAGCGTTGGGCAGCTGAGGAGAAGGTCAACTACCCGTGCCTGAGCGGTGGACTAGAGCTCTTAGTACTGGAAGGGTCACTGAGGGATGGCGATACTGAATACCCGCAGGGTAGTTGGTGCCGCTACCCTGTGGGCGCAGCACCGCAGCTACAGGCAGGTAAAACAGGAGTGCAGCTGTATCTGAAGCGTGGTCACTTAGCTAGGGTTAGCCCACCAAGCCTATAA